Proteins encoded together in one Psychrobacter sanguinis window:
- the scpB gene encoding SMC-Scp complex subunit ScpB, producing the protein MPKLPHILSVADSHSESDSITTTLSESESVATNSTDDSQLQNTTNSDLSTFNRYDLLSRRIEVLLHASESPLTDSQLRKYLSLSKQELETALVVLQQRLTTGVLTLSESASGYRLQIRSEYSSLIQKVFPQRLETLSQALLETLSVIAYKQPVTRSDIEQVRGVTVSSNILRQLFDKGWIMEKGYRETLGRPALLHTTPEFLDAFGLESLEQLPPLPDLNLDSNNAQKD; encoded by the coding sequence ATGCCAAAACTGCCCCATATCCTTTCTGTCGCCGATAGTCATTCTGAATCCGATAGCATAACCACAACACTGTCAGAATCAGAGTCCGTGGCTACCAATTCCACGGACGACTCACAACTGCAGAACACAACAAATTCTGACCTAAGCACTTTTAATCGCTATGACTTATTAAGTCGTAGAATCGAAGTGCTATTACACGCATCAGAATCACCTTTAACTGACAGCCAGTTGAGAAAGTATTTATCTCTATCCAAGCAAGAGTTAGAGACCGCGTTGGTAGTCCTACAACAAAGACTAACCACTGGCGTATTGACGTTAAGCGAGTCAGCGAGTGGCTATCGTTTACAGATACGCAGTGAGTATAGTAGCCTTATCCAAAAAGTGTTTCCGCAGCGCTTGGAGACTCTAAGTCAGGCATTACTTGAAACATTAAGCGTCATTGCTTATAAACAGCCAGTGACCCGTAGCGATATTGAACAAGTGCGCGGGGTGACCGTATCGAGTAATATCTTACGTCAGTTATTTGATAAAGGCTGGATTATGGAAAAAGGCTATCGGGAAACTTTAGGACGTCCTGCTCTTCTGCATACTACCCCTGAATTTTTGGATGCCTTTGGACTTGAGAGTTTAGAACAACTTCCGCCTTTGCCAGATTTGAATTTGGACAGCAATAACGCGCAGAAGGATTAA